In Gossypium arboreum isolate Shixiya-1 chromosome 6, ASM2569848v2, whole genome shotgun sequence, the following are encoded in one genomic region:
- the LOC128294102 gene encoding uncharacterized protein LOC128294102 has translation MFKAGKTLKGPKETHEQYGVAMLTQAAIAQSNPVLGVCFFLFSREKPFEFRNCDSGRITQLEGPGEHCEKNKTESNLKYQIHNFEKTIVLKKVFKVFPRNSSQNLCINRDKQ, from the exons GCGGGCAAAACGCTGAAAGGCCCTAAGGAGACCCATGAGCAGTATGGCGTAGCCATGTTGACTCAAGCCGCTATAGCCCAATCAAACCCAGTCCTGGGGGTCTGCTTCTTCCTATTCTCACGCGAAAAACCCTTCGAATTTAGAAACTGTGACAGTGGTAG AATTACACAATTGGAAGGGCCCGGTGAACACTGCGAGAAGAACAAAACCGAGAGTAATTTGAAGTATCAAATTCATAATTTCGAGAAAACTATTGTTCTGAAGAAGGTTTTCAAAGTGTTTCCGAGAAATTCTTCTCAAAATTTGTGCATTAATCGGGacaagcaatga